Part of the Vicia villosa cultivar HV-30 ecotype Madison, WI unplaced genomic scaffold, Vvil1.0 ctg.000637F_1_1, whole genome shotgun sequence genome, CTTCTATGGCATATTCTTGCTATATTCCAtaccaacaacaacacaacacctTCATTCTTCCATCCGGAAACCAATATCCTCCATATTATTATCCATCCATAAATCCTCCATTTTCAACCTTCATTCCATACCAACAACACCACATCATTTCTGATCCACATCAACAACCACCCttcaccttctcttatccttatgaGTCCATTGTCACACATACAACACCTTCATCACCTAACCATATTTCAACACCTTCACCTCAAGATTTCTATTCACAAGTAGAAACTCTAAAACAATATATAACCGAAACTCATGAAATTTCTAACAGATCTAGAGAAGAGTTGTGCAATGATAGAGGGGCTAATAATACTTATagtattatttattagtattattattagtattattattattgggctttaattagtattgggcctttagtttattatccattagtattattatatatatatatgaattgtctttgacacttgaaaagcaatcaaagaaatgaaaaagtcattattttattagtttatttacTTGTCTCTTTtattgttcttcccctttcttaGTTTAAACCCTAGTTTAAAATCTTGAtaggaattgcttcctatcaAATATCCAGAGAGAATGGCCAGAAAATTTGCGGGACATGCAATTGGAATTGACCTTGGTACAACCTACTCACGTGTTGCTGTGTGGAACGAGCAATGCAACAGAGTTGAGATAATCTATAATGAAGCTTCTTTTGTTGCTTTCACTGATGATAGAAGGTTGATTGGTGATTCTGCCAAAAATCAAGCAGCCTCTAATCTATCAAACACTGTATTTGGTAACTTATACTATTATCATTTTTcggttattatttatttatataggtAAAATttaaacatcaacattttgaatttTGCAGATGTAAAGAAGTTTATTGGAAGAAAATATAGCGATCCTATAATTCAGAACAATCTACTGTCGTGGCCATTTGGGGTCATTTCTAGTAAAAATGACAAACCCATGATTCGTGTTAATTACAAAGGTAAGGAAAAACACCTTTCTCCGGAAGAAATATCATCTTTGATATTCAAAAAGATGATGGATATTGCAGAGGCATTTTTGAAGTCACCGGTAAAAAATGCAGTGATTACAGTGCCTGCATATTTCAACGATTCTCAGCTAAAAGCCGTCAAAGATGCTGCTATCATTGCTGGCCTCAATGTAATGAGAATAATCAATGAACCAACTGCTGCTGCTCTTTCATATGGTCTTCATAAGAGAGCAACTTGGGCTGAAAATAGAAATATTCTCATAGTTGATCTCGGTGGTGGAACTTTTGATGTGTCTCTCGTCACATTCAAGGATGACAAGTTTGAAATAAAGGCGGCGACCAAGACTCAATTTGGAGGTGAAGATTTTATTGATAGAATGGTGAACCACTTTGTGAAAGAGTTCAAGATAAATCACAAAATAGATATTAGTAGGAACTCAAGAGGGCTTAGGAGGTTGAGAAATGCGTGTGAGAGGGCCAAAAACacgctttctttttattttagtaTGACTATTTTCGTAGAAGCTATGAATGATGGAGTTGATTTCCGTTCATCAATAACGGCTGCTATGTTTGAGCAACTAAACATAGACCTCTTTGATAATTTTATGGATATAGTTAAGACCTGTCTTTCTGATGCGAAGATAAACAACAGCAGTGTTGATGAAGTTGTTCTAGTGGGTGGCTCTTCAAGTATTCCCAAAATTCAGCAGCTATTGCAGAACTTTTTCAAAAAAGGGAAGCATGTTTTTGATATAATCGATCCCGATGAAGTTGTTGCATGTGGTGCAGCTATTCAAGCTGCTTTGTTAAGTGGAGGACTTAAAAATGTTCCAAAAGAAGTGCATCAGTATCTTACAAGGTTGTAGCTTGTAGAACCGGAACAAGAGCGAATACCAAGAAATGTAGTGACTGATAAAAAAGTGAATGTTACAATTGAAGATAACAATTCTAAGATCATGATTGATTTTCAAGACGGGGTTGGAATTACAGTTAACGTTCCTGGTTTGTTCAATGTCTCGCTTCCTGATACTGCTCTAGTCCTTCCTATCAACACCAACAAGAACAAAGAAAAACAAGTAGCTAAAATCAACCCCGCCCAAGCTCAAAACAATACTACAAAATAAACATCCCGAAAAACCACCATTAGACAAGGTTAGAACTATCCAATACAAGGACACCAGAACgaaaatcaaaaccacaaaagaAACCAACAAGAACACATCCAAGGGAGGTCAAAATCACTCACCCCTTATAAACTTGGAAACAAGATAGGGTTCTTCTACCAGC contains:
- the LOC131630019 gene encoding heat shock 70 kDa protein 4-like, with the translated sequence MARKFAGHAIGIDLGTTYSRVAVWNEQCNRVEIIYNEASFVAFTDDRRLIGDSAKNQAASNLSNTVFDVKKFIGRKYSDPIIQNNLLSWPFGVISSKNDKPMIRVNYKGKEKHLSPEEISSLIFKKMMDIAEAFLKSPVKNAVITVPAYFNDSQLKAVKDAAIIAGLNVMRIINEPTAAALSYGLHKRATWAENRNILIVDLGGGTFDVSLVTFKDDKFEIKAATKTQFGGEDFIDRMVNHFVKEFKINHKIDISRNSRGLRRLRNACERAKNTLSFYFSMTIFVEAMNDGVDFRSSITAAMFEQLNIDLFDNFMDIVKTCLSDAKINNSSVDEVVLVGGSSSIPKIQQLLQNFFKKGKHVFDIIDPDEVVACGAAIQAALLSGGLKNVPKEVHQYLTRL